One region of Candidatus Omnitrophota bacterium genomic DNA includes:
- the miaA gene encoding tRNA (adenosine(37)-N6)-dimethylallyltransferase MiaA, which yields MTAPASKNVVFIVGPTAIGKTSLASEIAGRAGGEVISADSMQIYKSMRILSQAPGPADKKRARHHLVELLSPEEEYSVALFIKKASSAIAAIIKRGKVPIVAGGSGLYVRALIDGLFPSPEADMKFRAKMEAFAAKYGTPRLHAKLANIDPRSAGSIHPNDKRRVIRALEIYELTGKTMTELKSLTRGLKDRYNIKIFALTRPREELYAQIDARVDEMFRAGAVAEVKKLRKRRLSKTAGSILGLREISGYLDGKYSLDEAKAILKMNTRRFAKRQYTWFRADSRIKWLDVGKMSTRKIMQYIEKTAR from the coding sequence ATGACAGCACCTGCCAGTAAAAACGTAGTCTTCATAGTCGGCCCCACGGCTATCGGTAAGACATCGCTCGCCTCCGAGATCGCCGGGCGCGCCGGCGGCGAGGTGATATCCGCCGACTCGATGCAAATCTACAAGAGCATGCGCATATTAAGCCAGGCGCCAGGCCCTGCCGACAAGAAGCGCGCACGCCATCATTTAGTGGAGCTTTTGAGCCCCGAGGAAGAATACAGCGTAGCGTTATTCATAAAGAAGGCCTCGAGCGCCATAGCCGCAATAATAAAAAGAGGAAAAGTGCCGATAGTTGCCGGTGGAAGCGGCCTTTATGTCAGGGCGCTTATCGACGGGCTTTTTCCGTCGCCCGAAGCCGACATGAAGTTCCGGGCAAAGATGGAGGCGTTCGCCGCGAAATACGGCACCCCCAGGCTTCACGCAAAATTAGCGAATATAGATCCGCGATCGGCCGGGTCGATACATCCTAACGACAAACGCCGTGTGATACGCGCCCTCGAGATATATGAGTTGACCGGCAAGACGATGACGGAATTAAAATCTCTGACGCGTGGCTTAAAAGACCGGTATAATATAAAGATATTCGCCCTCACCCGCCCCAGGGAGGAGCTTTACGCTCAGATCGATGCCAGGGTGGACGAGATGTTCCGCGCTGGCGCGGTTGCCGAGGTGAAGAAACTGCGGAAGCGGCGATTGTCAAAGACGGCGGGTTCGATCCTGGGACTTCGCGAGATATCCGGCTATCTCGACGGGAAATATTCCTTAGACGAGGCGAAGGCGATATTAAAGATGAATACGCGCCGTTTCGCGAAGCGGCAATACACGTGGTTTCGCGCCGATAGCAGGATAAAATGGCTCGATGTCGGGAAAATGAGTACGCGGAAGATCATGCAATATATAGAGAAAACGGCGAGGTGA
- the hflX gene encoding GTPase HflX, translating to MERALLVTVDLGKREEWTAGERSNELAELARSAGAKVIREEIAKRHELSPAYFIGEGKVGELSAICKAENINIAIFNNDLTGTQQKNLEETLGVKTIDRTQLILDIFARRAHSNEGKIQVELAQLMYLLPRLTDKGIHLSRPGGGIGTRGPGEQKLEIDRRRIRSRISHLKKELDSLSRRRSMMRDNRQSAFALTIAIIGYTNAGKSTLLNALTASDVVAQDRLFSTLDPTTRKLLLPNNQKALFIDTVGFLDRLPHHLIEAFKATLEEVGEADLLLHVVDVSHPKAYEEAGAVHKVLDELGVKDKPVITALNKSDKITDPTVIAKATAFFDNSVVISALKREGLSGLIEKVTRYTNRMMIPVKLNIPVSDTKTLNIIYENANIIKKEYTGDFVSIEAEIPRQLEKFLTISTQ from the coding sequence ATGGAGCGGGCACTGCTTGTAACGGTCGATCTCGGCAAGCGCGAAGAATGGACGGCCGGGGAGCGTTCAAATGAACTGGCTGAACTGGCGCGCTCGGCGGGCGCCAAGGTCATAAGGGAAGAGATAGCCAAGAGGCATGAATTATCGCCCGCATATTTTATCGGCGAAGGTAAGGTGGGAGAGCTGTCCGCTATTTGTAAAGCCGAAAACATTAATATCGCGATATTTAATAACGACCTGACCGGCACTCAACAGAAGAATCTCGAAGAAACGCTCGGGGTAAAGACGATAGACAGGACACAGCTTATTCTCGACATATTCGCGCGCCGCGCGCATTCCAATGAAGGCAAGATACAGGTCGAATTGGCACAGCTTATGTATTTACTGCCCCGCCTTACAGATAAGGGCATACACCTCTCGCGGCCCGGCGGCGGTATAGGAACGCGCGGCCCGGGCGAACAGAAACTGGAAATAGACAGGCGCAGGATACGCTCGAGGATATCCCATCTCAAAAAAGAGCTCGACAGTTTAAGCCGCCGGCGCTCAATGATGAGGGATAACAGGCAGAGCGCTTTTGCGCTTACCATAGCGATAATAGGATATACGAACGCCGGCAAATCGACGCTTTTGAATGCGCTTACCGCATCCGATGTGGTGGCGCAGGACAGGCTCTTCTCCACACTAGACCCGACGACGAGGAAGCTTCTCCTGCCCAATAATCAGAAGGCGCTTTTCATAGATACTGTAGGATTTCTCGACCGCCTGCCGCATCACCTTATCGAGGCGTTCAAGGCTACCCTCGAAGAGGTGGGCGAGGCCGATCTTCTCCTGCACGTTGTCGATGTGAGCCATCCGAAGGCATACGAAGAGGCCGGCGCGGTTCATAAAGTCCTGGATGAGCTTGGCGTGAAGGATAAGCCGGTTATTACGGCGCTCAATAAATCGGATAAGATAACCGATCCTACGGTTATCGCTAAGGCCACGGCGTTTTTCGATAACTCCGTTGTTATATCGGCCCTCAAGAGGGAAGGTCTTAGCGGCCTTATTGAGAAGGTGACCCGGTATACAAACAGGATGATGATCCCCGTTAAATTGAATATACCCGTATCGGATACAAAGACTCTGAATATCATCTACGAGAACGCCAATATCATCAAAAAAGAGTATACAGGCGACTTTGTCTCCATCGAAGCCGAGATCCCGCGCCAACTCGAAAAATTCTTGACAATTAGCACTCAATAA
- a CDS encoding nucleotide exchange factor GrpE yields MANNKEAKNKNGGRDGACPGDEGQKLLDENVCLSKKEYDELKAKADDRDSYCDKYMRAHAEFENARRRMEKDKIDYARFANDSLILEFLPILDNLEMAEGHIKEAKDFKAVQAGVDMIQVQIQRFLKDIGVERIKAAGEKFDPHVHEPIEIVETADADDGKVLAELKPGYRLNGRLLRPASVKIAKKKEEA; encoded by the coding sequence ATGGCCAATAATAAGGAAGCAAAGAATAAAAACGGTGGGCGGGATGGCGCTTGCCCCGGCGATGAGGGGCAGAAACTGCTTGATGAGAATGTGTGTTTATCAAAGAAAGAGTACGATGAATTAAAGGCCAAGGCCGACGATCGGGATAGTTATTGCGATAAGTATATGAGGGCCCACGCGGAGTTTGAGAATGCCAGGCGGCGTATGGAAAAAGACAAAATCGACTACGCGAGATTTGCCAACGACTCGCTTATTCTGGAGTTTCTGCCGATACTCGATAATCTTGAGATGGCGGAGGGGCACATAAAAGAAGCAAAGGATTTTAAGGCGGTGCAGGCAGGCGTGGATATGATACAGGTGCAGATACAGAGATTTCTGAAAGATATAGGCGTGGAGCGGATAAAAGCGGCGGGGGAAAAGTTTGATCCGCATGTCCATGAGCCTATCGAGATAGTGGAAACCGCGGATGCGGACGACGGGAAAGTCCTCGCGGAATTGAAACCGGGTTATAGATTGAACGGCCGGCTGCTTCGGCCTGCTTCGGTAAAAATAGCTAAGAAAAAAGAGGAGGCGTAA
- the dnaK gene encoding molecular chaperone DnaK yields the protein MAKIIGIDLGTSNSAAAYMEAGRPVIIPSAEGAGVSSGKAFPSFVAFTKDGQKLVGEPAKRQASINPQGTIFAAKRKMGTDFKYDIYGKEYTPQQISAFILQKIKQDAENYLGDTINDVVITCPAYFNDNQRQATKDAGSIAGLNVLRIINEPTAACLAYGLDKAGKEQKIMVFDLGGGTLDVTILEMGWDDEHKAATFEVISTSGDTQLGGTDMDNTLIDYIINQFKKDTGIDLKNDKMALQRVREACEKAKVELSSTLSTDLNLPFITADQSGPKHLTMTLNRAKLEDLIKPIIDRCKHPIDHALSDAKLTAAKVDKIILVGGPTRMPIVQKFVEDYVGKKLERGVDPMECVALGAAIQAAIIKGDTKDVLLLDVTPLSLGIETLGSVCTRLIERNTTVPTKKSQTFSTAADNQTAVTIRVLQGERKMADDNVELGRFDLVGIPPAPRGIPQIEVTFDIDANGIVHVGAKDLGTGKEQSIKISAPKKLSKEEIDKFVKEAEKFAAEDEKRKEQVDLVNQADTLVYATEKALKEYGDKVSQTERGNIEAKINDLKQAMKDKNADRIKKETEELTKVSHKLAEEIYKKAQEKAQGAAGAGAQQGPGPEYGGPQQGSEAERDGAEQKKNDDVIDAEYTKEDDDKKGKK from the coding sequence ATGGCAAAGATAATAGGCATTGATTTGGGTACTTCGAATTCTGCGGCGGCATATATGGAGGCGGGTAGGCCGGTTATCATACCGTCCGCCGAAGGCGCGGGCGTGTCGAGCGGGAAGGCATTCCCTTCGTTTGTCGCGTTTACTAAGGACGGACAGAAGCTCGTCGGAGAACCGGCGAAACGTCAGGCATCCATCAACCCGCAGGGCACGATATTCGCCGCAAAGCGCAAGATGGGCACTGATTTTAAGTACGATATTTACGGGAAAGAATACACGCCCCAGCAGATATCCGCGTTCATTTTACAAAAGATAAAGCAGGATGCGGAAAACTACCTTGGTGACACCATAAACGATGTAGTCATCACGTGCCCGGCGTATTTTAACGATAACCAGCGCCAGGCTACCAAAGACGCCGGCTCCATAGCGGGCCTGAACGTGTTGAGGATAATAAACGAGCCGACGGCCGCGTGCCTGGCATACGGACTTGACAAGGCAGGTAAAGAACAGAAGATAATGGTTTTCGATCTCGGCGGCGGCACGCTCGACGTTACCATCCTCGAGATGGGTTGGGACGACGAGCATAAGGCGGCTACCTTCGAGGTAATATCCACCTCCGGCGATACGCAACTTGGCGGCACCGATATGGACAATACTCTGATTGATTACATCATCAATCAGTTTAAAAAAGACACAGGCATAGATTTAAAGAACGACAAGATGGCCCTGCAGAGAGTGCGCGAGGCCTGCGAAAAAGCGAAAGTGGAGCTCTCGAGCACGCTCTCTACCGATTTAAACCTGCCGTTTATTACGGCCGACCAGTCGGGGCCTAAGCATCTTACGATGACATTAAACCGCGCCAAACTTGAGGATCTTATAAAGCCGATCATCGACAGGTGTAAACATCCCATCGACCACGCGCTCTCCGACGCGAAGCTGACCGCCGCGAAGGTGGATAAGATAATCTTGGTCGGCGGTCCTACGAGGATGCCGATAGTCCAGAAGTTCGTGGAAGATTACGTCGGCAAAAAACTCGAGCGCGGTGTCGATCCCATGGAGTGCGTGGCGCTCGGCGCGGCGATACAGGCGGCGATTATAAAGGGTGATACAAAGGACGTACTGCTCCTCGACGTTACTCCGCTCTCGCTGGGTATCGAGACACTCGGAAGCGTGTGCACGAGGCTTATCGAGAGGAATACCACAGTGCCTACGAAGAAGAGCCAGACATTCTCGACTGCGGCGGACAACCAGACCGCGGTTACCATCCGCGTACTGCAGGGCGAGCGCAAGATGGCCGATGACAACGTCGAGCTGGGCAGATTTGACCTGGTAGGCATACCTCCCGCGCCCCGCGGCATACCGCAGATAGAGGTAACATTCGATATTGACGCAAACGGCATAGTGCATGTCGGCGCCAAGGATCTCGGCACCGGCAAGGAGCAGTCGATAAAGATATCGGCGCCGAAGAAGCTTTCCAAAGAAGAGATTGACAAGTTCGTCAAAGAAGCCGAGAAGTTTGCCGCAGAGGACGAGAAGAGGAAAGAACAGGTCGATCTCGTCAACCAGGCCGACACGCTCGTTTACGCGACCGAAAAGGCCCTGAAAGAATACGGCGACAAGGTCAGCCAGACCGAACGCGGCAATATCGAGGCGAAGATAAATGATTTAAAACAGGCGATGAAGGATAAGAATGCGGACAGGATCAAAAAAGAGACGGAAGAGTTGACAAAGGTCTCTCATAAGCTTGCCGAGGAGATATATAAGAAGGCTCAGGAAAAGGCGCAAGGCGCGGCGGGCGCCGGCGCACAGCAGGGGCCCGGGCCTGAGTACGGTGGTCCTCAGCAGGGATCGGAGGCCGAACGTGACGGCGCGGAGCAGAAGAAGAATGACGACGTCATAGACGCGGAATATACGAAGGAAGATGACGATAAGAAGGGTAAGAAGTAA
- a CDS encoding type II toxin-antitoxin system RelE/ParE family toxin — MKYRVKVIAKAEKDLDAVSGRDFDFIKRKIFLLSENPRPFGCRKLTADEGYRIRCGDFRVLYRIDDPAKEVMIYRIRHRREVYR; from the coding sequence GTGAAATACCGCGTTAAGGTCATAGCCAAGGCAGAAAAGGACCTGGATGCCGTATCCGGCAGAGATTTCGACTTTATTAAGAGGAAGATTTTTCTTTTATCGGAAAATCCGAGGCCATTTGGATGTCGAAAACTGACCGCCGATGAAGGGTATAGGATTAGATGCGGAGATTTCAGGGTATTATACCGCATCGATGATCCTGCGAAAGAGGTTATGATCTATCGGATAAGGCATCGCAGGGAAGTGTATAGGTAA
- a CDS encoding DUF5674 family protein yields the protein MKIITGTITIAEIKTMAAGLFGEMVKAVVDVERGKMAVDAELHSDLEELLLDGGSKQKNIWGINIYPEQAGDDFIEFDSMINLRPSQGNKSLGVVDKALRSKIIRIVTKKVKK from the coding sequence ATGAAGATAATAACCGGCACGATAACGATAGCTGAAATCAAGACGATGGCGGCGGGTTTGTTCGGCGAGATGGTAAAGGCGGTCGTAGATGTCGAGCGCGGAAAAATGGCTGTCGACGCCGAACTGCATTCCGACCTTGAGGAGCTTCTTCTTGATGGCGGATCGAAGCAAAAAAATATCTGGGGGATCAATATCTACCCGGAGCAGGCCGGAGACGATTTTATAGAATTCGATTCGATGATAAATCTGCGCCCGAGCCAGGGCAATAAGAGCCTCGGCGTTGTAGACAAGGCTCTGCGCTCAAAGATCATAAGGATAGTCACGAAAAAGGTTAAGAAATGA
- a CDS encoding secondary thiamine-phosphate synthase enzyme YjbQ, producing the protein MKAYTHYLWLNTKNRYEIVNITGEVEDAVAKSGVKEGLCLVNAMHITASVFINDNERGLHQDFMAWVEKLAPYGKDKYKHNLTGEDNGDAHLKRTILGREVVCAITDGKLDFGPWEQIFYGEFDGQRKKRVLIKIIGE; encoded by the coding sequence ATGAAAGCATACACGCACTACCTCTGGCTCAACACGAAAAACCGCTACGAGATAGTGAACATAACCGGCGAGGTTGAAGACGCGGTCGCCAAAAGCGGCGTAAAAGAGGGCCTGTGTCTGGTCAACGCTATGCACATTACGGCGAGCGTATTTATAAACGATAACGAACGCGGCCTTCACCAGGATTTTATGGCCTGGGTCGAGAAATTGGCGCCCTATGGGAAAGACAAGTATAAACATAATCTTACCGGCGAGGATAACGGCGACGCGCACTTGAAGCGTACGATCCTGGGCCGCGAAGTAGTCTGCGCGATTACAGACGGCAAGCTCGATTTCGGGCCGTGGGAGCAGATTTTTTACGGAGAATTCGACGGACAGCGCAAGAAACGCGTCCTCATAAAAATAATAGGCGAGTAA
- the dnaJ gene encoding molecular chaperone DnaJ → MAKRDYYEILGIAKTATADEIKKAYRNLALKYHPDRVLPDKKKEAEEKFKEVSEAYEVLMDPQKKATYDQYGHAGVDSSFRPGGFDMRQDFHHYEDLKDIFGGFDINELLRGFGFGSDMFTDSFEEDTGRRYGGRRGSDLEYRIAITFDEAAFGAEKTIAIPRHETCEVCGGTGAKPGSRVERCSECGGRGKVSSSSGYFNVIRACPACGGEGSVIKTPCPACGGKGRIRTKRNIKVKIPAGVDTGSRLRVHGEGEAGEKGAKPGDLYLLLEVQPHEIFERHGADIYCEAPISFVTAVLGGETEVPTLEGKIMMKIPAGTQSGRVFRLRGKGIAHLHDYGRGDQLVKVQIDVPNDLSSEQKRTLKDFAKASEKNAGPLTRSFVEKMKRMFR, encoded by the coding sequence ATGGCGAAGCGTGACTATTATGAAATACTTGGAATAGCGAAAACGGCGACAGCCGACGAAATAAAAAAGGCGTATCGCAACCTCGCGTTAAAATACCATCCCGACCGCGTATTGCCGGATAAGAAGAAAGAGGCCGAGGAAAAATTCAAAGAAGTGTCCGAGGCGTACGAAGTGCTCATGGATCCGCAGAAGAAGGCGACCTACGACCAGTATGGCCACGCCGGCGTAGATTCCAGTTTCAGGCCTGGTGGTTTCGATATGAGGCAGGACTTCCATCACTACGAAGATTTAAAAGACATCTTCGGCGGATTCGACATAAACGAACTTTTACGCGGGTTCGGGTTCGGCTCGGATATGTTCACCGACTCCTTCGAGGAGGACACGGGCCGCCGATACGGGGGCCGCAGGGGTTCCGACCTCGAGTACCGGATCGCGATAACTTTTGATGAGGCGGCGTTCGGCGCGGAGAAGACGATCGCGATACCTCGGCATGAAACGTGCGAGGTCTGCGGCGGCACTGGCGCCAAGCCCGGTTCAAGGGTGGAGCGCTGTAGCGAGTGCGGCGGGCGCGGCAAAGTCAGCTCGTCGAGCGGGTACTTCAACGTTATCAGGGCGTGCCCGGCATGCGGCGGCGAAGGCAGTGTCATAAAAACGCCATGCCCGGCATGCGGCGGCAAAGGCCGGATCAGGACGAAGAGGAATATCAAGGTGAAGATACCGGCGGGCGTGGATACCGGTTCGCGCCTCAGGGTCCATGGTGAGGGCGAGGCGGGAGAAAAGGGCGCCAAGCCCGGCGACCTGTACCTTTTGCTGGAGGTACAGCCCCATGAAATATTCGAGCGTCATGGCGCCGATATATATTGTGAAGCGCCGATAAGTTTTGTTACGGCTGTACTGGGCGGAGAAACGGAAGTACCGACGCTGGAAGGCAAGATAATGATGAAGATACCTGCGGGAACCCAGAGCGGCAGAGTATTCCGCTTGAGGGGTAAAGGTATAGCGCACCTGCACGATTACGGCAGGGGCGACCAGCTCGTGAAGGTGCAGATAGATGTGCCGAATGACCTGTCTTCCGAGCAGAAGAGGACATTGAAAGATTTCGCGAAAGCGTCCGAGAAGAACGCCGGGCCGCTTACGAGATCGTTTGTGGAAAAGATGAAGAGGATGTTCAGATAA
- a CDS encoding zinc ribbon domain-containing protein, whose translation MPTYEYECGKCGKFEKFQSMKDEPLKKCPKCKGNVTRLLGTGSGIIFKGSGFYQTDYKNKASGSCHKPKSDGCKGCPSSH comes from the coding sequence ATGCCGACTTACGAATATGAATGCGGGAAATGCGGGAAGTTCGAGAAGTTCCAAAGTATGAAGGATGAGCCTTTGAAGAAATGTCCGAAATGCAAAGGCAATGTTACGCGCCTTCTGGGGACAGGCAGTGGTATAATATTCAAAGGAAGCGGGTTCTACCAGACCGACTATAAAAATAAGGCTTCCGGGTCCTGCCACAAACCGAAATCGGACGGCTGTAAGGGTTGCCCCTCGAGCCATTAA
- a CDS encoding DUF1015 domain-containing protein → MPTVKPFKAVRYNKARVSSISAVMAPPYDVISEKLQDELYRGDPHNVVRLILNKIAPADTKDDNRYTRSKQIFDAWMDEGVLARDDAESFYIYTQSYKRGSKKVEQVGFIGLMELELEGKKKILPHENTLAAPKEDRLKLTRSVRANLEPIFILHDDNKVTKLLKSFCTVAKPVINVEREGVRHMVWQLSDQKIIKAISKRMKAKGAFIADGHHRYEVSKMFAKESEANPKYIMVYFVEADEDMLTVLPAHRLIKDLGNIEKDGITLKLKEFFTIEKVWGLEDMMTRLAKLAGAHAFGMYLGKDAFCILKLKDIAVSDKAIKDKPKDWKRLDVSILHLFIFQHLLGVKDTDDNIGFLKDPSETKKAVDDGEFKAAFFLNPTEVAQVKKIAKIGERMPRKATYFYPKQLSGLVFNKF, encoded by the coding sequence ATGCCTACAGTAAAACCATTTAAAGCGGTGCGGTACAATAAGGCGAGAGTTTCCAGTATCTCCGCTGTTATGGCGCCGCCCTACGATGTCATATCCGAAAAACTGCAGGACGAACTCTACCGCGGTGATCCGCACAATGTCGTACGGCTCATACTGAATAAGATAGCCCCGGCGGACACCAAAGACGACAACCGGTATACGCGCTCGAAGCAAATCTTCGACGCATGGATGGACGAAGGAGTTCTTGCCAGGGACGATGCGGAATCTTTTTACATATATACGCAAAGTTATAAGCGCGGCTCGAAAAAGGTAGAGCAGGTCGGTTTTATAGGGCTTATGGAACTTGAACTTGAGGGGAAAAAGAAGATACTGCCGCATGAAAATACGCTCGCCGCGCCGAAGGAAGACCGGTTGAAGCTTACGCGCAGTGTCAGGGCCAATCTTGAGCCGATATTTATTCTGCATGACGATAATAAAGTAACGAAGCTTCTTAAAAGTTTTTGTACCGTAGCGAAGCCTGTCATAAACGTAGAGCGTGAAGGCGTACGTCATATGGTGTGGCAATTATCCGACCAGAAAATCATCAAGGCGATATCTAAACGCATGAAAGCCAAAGGCGCGTTTATAGCCGATGGCCACCATCGTTACGAGGTGTCGAAGATGTTCGCGAAAGAGTCAGAGGCAAATCCGAAATATATCATGGTGTATTTCGTCGAGGCGGATGAAGATATGCTCACAGTTCTGCCCGCTCACCGTCTCATAAAGGATCTGGGCAATATCGAAAAAGACGGAATAACGCTTAAACTGAAAGAGTTCTTCACGATTGAAAAAGTGTGGGGTCTTGAAGATATGATGACTCGCCTGGCCAAACTCGCCGGGGCGCACGCGTTCGGGATGTATCTCGGTAAGGACGCTTTCTGCATATTAAAATTAAAAGACATAGCGGTATCCGATAAGGCTATAAAAGATAAGCCTAAGGATTGGAAGAGGCTGGATGTCTCGATACTTCACCTGTTTATATTCCAACACCTCCTCGGCGTAAAAGATACCGACGATAATATAGGATTCCTGAAGGATCCGTCAGAAACAAAAAAGGCCGTAGATGATGGCGAATTTAAAGCGGCATTCTTCTTAAATCCTACCGAAGTGGCTCAGGTTAAGAAGATAGCGAAAATAGGCGAACGCATGCCTCGGAAAGCGACGTACTTCTATCCAAAACAGCTATCCGGGCTGGTGTTCAATAAATTTTAG
- the asnB gene encoding asparagine synthase (glutamine-hydrolyzing) yields MCGICGYIHLDKTKRPSESILKAMTDTLAMRGPDDEGLYIKDNVALGHRRLSIIDLQTGHQPIFNEDNSIAIVYNGEAYNFTEIKNVLLKKGHRFRTHSDTEVVVHAYEEYGEDCLKLLNGMFAFAIWDSKKESLFIARDRFGKKPLYYGEFDNQFIFGSELKAILKHPSIKREIDLSALSKYLAYEYVPSPYSIFKNIRKLEAGSKLVLKDGNIKVGRYWDMEFPRQGRFDLKASEERLVELLRESVKKRLVSDVPLGVFLSGGIDSSSVVAMMAQVMEPKEIKTFSIGFKEKSFDESSDARLVAKYFGTDHHEQILNPGTMLEVFPDILDLLDEPFADSSIIPTYLVSKFTRDHVKVALGGDGGDELFLGYPSFLAHELNGYLKKIPAPLRNIPLKLLAGATAASTDYMSLNFKIKRFIRGMDFPDDVRHQAWIGSFTPPEQNKLFLARKELNKSGDDIYETTKRLFHDARKLSPLDRAIYIYVKTYMSDDILAKVDRASMANSLEVRAPFLDPDFAGFAAGIPPAFKLRGLTTKWILKSAMKKYLPASILTKRKQGFAVPVAKWMKEDLKPMLLKAFAKEKIAREGIFDYSYIENMLNEFVNNKEDTRKEIWTLFMFEMWYDRWM; encoded by the coding sequence ATGTGCGGAATCTGCGGCTACATCCATTTAGATAAAACGAAACGTCCGTCCGAATCTATCCTTAAGGCGATGACGGATACTCTCGCCATGCGCGGGCCCGACGACGAAGGCCTTTATATAAAAGATAACGTCGCGCTTGGCCACAGGCGCCTTTCCATAATAGACCTCCAGACGGGCCACCAGCCGATATTCAACGAAGATAACTCCATCGCGATCGTCTATAACGGGGAAGCTTATAATTTCACCGAGATCAAAAACGTTCTTTTAAAAAAAGGACATAGGTTCAGGACGCATTCCGATACCGAGGTCGTCGTCCACGCGTACGAAGAATACGGCGAGGACTGTCTTAAACTTTTAAACGGCATGTTCGCCTTCGCGATATGGGACTCTAAAAAAGAGTCCCTTTTTATTGCCCGGGACAGGTTCGGGAAGAAGCCGCTTTATTACGGCGAGTTCGACAATCAGTTCATATTCGGCTCGGAATTAAAAGCGATACTCAAGCATCCTTCGATTAAAAGGGAGATAGACTTAAGCGCCCTCAGCAAATATCTCGCGTATGAATATGTGCCGTCCCCGTATTCCATATTCAAAAATATCCGTAAGCTGGAAGCGGGCTCCAAACTCGTCCTTAAAGACGGCAACATTAAGGTGGGGCGTTATTGGGACATGGAGTTTCCGCGGCAGGGCCGTTTCGATCTGAAGGCTTCCGAAGAGCGCTTGGTGGAATTACTGCGGGAGTCGGTAAAGAAGCGGCTGGTAAGCGATGTCCCGCTCGGTGTTTTCTTAAGCGGCGGGATAGATTCATCGAGTGTTGTCGCTATGATGGCGCAGGTTATGGAGCCGAAGGAGATAAAGACATTCTCGATAGGGTTTAAAGAAAAATCTTTCGATGAGTCGTCCGACGCCAGGCTCGTCGCAAAATATTTCGGCACCGACCATCATGAACAGATACTGAACCCGGGCACGATGCTGGAAGTATTTCCGGATATCCTCGACCTTTTGGACGAGCCGTTCGCCGACTCATCCATAATCCCGACGTATCTGGTCTCGAAGTTTACCCGCGATCACGTGAAGGTAGCCCTCGGCGGAGACGGCGGCGATGAGTTATTTCTCGGTTATCCGTCGTTTCTGGCACATGAGCTGAACGGCTATCTGAAGAAGATACCCGCGCCGCTACGCAATATACCGCTTAAATTATTGGCAGGCGCTACAGCCGCATCTACCGACTACATGAGCCTGAATTTCAAGATAAAGCGTTTTATCAGGGGGATGGATTTTCCGGATGATGTGCGCCATCAGGCGTGGATAGGTTCGTTTACGCCGCCGGAGCAGAATAAGCTATTTTTGGCCCGTAAAGAATTGAATAAATCCGGCGATGATATATATGAAACGACAAAGCGCCTTTTTCATGATGCGAGGAAACTTTCGCCGCTTGACAGGGCTATTTACATATATGTTAAAACATATATGTCGGATGACATACTCGCCAAGGTCGACAGGGCCAGTATGGCTAATTCGCTCGAGGTGCGGGCGCCATTTCTTGACCCGGATTTCGCAGGATTTGCCGCCGGGATACCGCCCGCGTTCAAGCTACGAGGGCTTACCACCAAATGGATACTTAAGAGTGCCATGAAGAAATATCTGCCGGCATCGATCCTGACCAAGCGCAAGCAGGGCTTTGCCGTTCCGGTCGCGAAATGGATGAAGGAAGATTTGAAACCGATGCTTCTTAAGGCTTTCGCCAAAGAGAAGATCGCCCGCGAGGGCATCTTCGACTATTCTTATATCGAAAATATGCTTAACGAATTCGTGAATAATAAAGAAGATACCAGGAAAGAAATTTGGACACTATTTATGTTCGAAATGTGGTATGATAGATGGATGTAA